The stretch of DNA CAATAACTAAAGAAAGCCTTAAACATAGGAATTGAAGTAAGGCATTTTTTAAATCAGCAGCTCCAGATAGCTTGCATCCAAGAATTTTAAGAGCTGGCAAAGGAGACTTGTGTGCTGTTAATGTGGATTTTCCATAAGCTTTGAGAAATCTGGggaagctcagaaaaaaaaaaaaaatctcacagaaggctgaggtggcgCCAATATTagaaaaacataagaaaggaacaaaatcaGAAGTTTACTGGCAACCCTGCATTAAtccccaggggaaaaaaataaaacaaaagaacaactgAATCCTTGGTagaggaacaaaaaataaatgacaacacTTAAATAACACATCAAATACATGAAACACACTTTTTGACTTTATTTCTCTTACCATTAGGGCATATGTTTGGTAGACAGTAGGAACAGTGTTGATCTAACAAATTTGTACATGGGCTTATTCAGTATAGCACCTAGAAACTGGCTTAGTTGTGCACATGTAATTCaatgtaagtaaataaaatttaaggtTACAGGTGTGTGTCATCAGTGAGGAATTGCTCAGGTGTCTTTCTAATTGAATCCCACTGGAATTAGTTCTTGACAACCAAGCTACTTAACATTTTATTGGAAATAAAGTTTactaataatatttaaaaagctCTAAGTAAATAGCGTAGCAAGACATTTGATTTGGAATCATCTGGACTACTGGAAAAATCAAGTGCTTTAGCGTGATCGATGTGAGGTTATGTATTTAAGAATGATGAATATAAAACACTTCTAGAATGGAAGACTTCCTCAGGAAGTAGTTGGAACAGCTGATAACAGCGTAAACATGGATTCCTTATGGATAATTGAGTTCAAAGTTGTTAATGTAATTGTTAATCAGATCAGAAAACAAACTACCAGAAACAAAAGCTGCTTTCACTGCAGGGAGGAAGAGGCCAGAGAAGCAGGACTATCACCAAACAGATTTTCCAAGTACGGATTGGCAAGGGAAGTTGTAACAGGATGACTACTTCTGTATTCATGTTTATTGAAGCTGCTTTATCAGAACACGCCATCAAATTCAGAAACAATGCATTAGCAAATGAGGGACTACAAAGAGCTAGTACAAGCGACcccactgcaaaacaaatccagaaCTGAGCAATGTGGTAAGTGGCATATAAAAGTTATGCATCTCATGGGAAATTTAAGGACCATTTGAAGAACCATGAAGTATTtgatcagggaaaaaaagatatatatatatatatatatatatgtatgtattaatAGCAGTGTGATAGGTGAAATGAAATTTGGATTAAAACACCAAGCAGGCTTTTTTTGAACAGATGCAGTAATTACACAGCTTCCAAAGGTGGCGGTAGTTTTGCTAACGTTACGCACGTCTGCGATTACTGGACAAAATGCCCACAAATAGGATTGATATGCTGTTTTTAAGAGCTGATTGCTATGATCTTACTATCACCCATTGTTTCCTAAGTTATGATAGCCGTTTCTCCATCAGGTAAGTAGCAACACATGCAGGATGGGTATACTTTGAGCAAGCAGCTTTGCAGCTGGCGCTTATCGACGTCCAGGCCACACCAACGAGTCCTCCCATCAGGAAAACATCCCTCTGGAGCAGAACCTGAAGGAAGGGAGttcaacaaacaaaattaactaAAGCTCCtggacccggggggggggggaggaatgaAAGCAATATTTTCGCTTAACCCCCCTCAAAGCTTCATCTGCCTCTCCTCCCGGGGAGCAGCAGAGGCGGGGGGGTGGCGCTGACACCCCATTGAGCACCCCAGGACCCATCCCTATcccacagcaccagcaccaccGAGCTCCCCGCCGGTTCCGGGCGCTGCAGCGGGGTGAAAGGTCCCGCAGCTCCCGGATGGAGGCGGTGCAGCCCTGCACGCCGGCGCCCCGCCCGCTATATAAGCGCAGCCCCGCGGCCGGGCCTTCCTCTCGCCGCCGCTCCGCTGCCTCCTCCTGGCTCACCGCTGTTCGCTGGGCCCCGCACCGCCCCGCCCGGGAATAAGTCGGCCAGGAAGGCCCCGCTGCCGCCATGgtgaggcggggagggggacggagcccggcggggccgggctgcggggggcACGGCGCTGCCCTCCCCGCACCGCGTggccggggctgggctgggagggcgcCGCGGTGCCAGCGCCTGATtttcagcctcttttttttccttcaactcGGTCTCCTTAGTTGCTAGGGTTATGAAATCCtaaaggtgttttattttgagCCCAAGGGGGTTCAGTGCCTGGGCGTTGGGTGGTGCTGGCCGTAGGGTTTGATGCTTCCACCCTTTGACCTTTTAGGCGTTTAAGGACACCGGCAAGGCACCCGTGGAGCAGGAGGTGGCCATCCATCGCATCAGGATCACGCTGACGAGTCGCAACGTGAAGTCACTCGAGAAGGGTGAGCGAGGCCTTCTTCTGATTTAACTGGGCTAGCTTTTTAAGTAACACCTGATATACACGATATATCGCAAAATGGAGTGTGTCGAAACTAGTTGGAATTGGATCTTAGCATCCGCATGTTTGTACATGACTGCAGCTAACGAGGTTAGTTGTAAGGATCTAATctattttttaagtgaaattagTTTTAGGGTTTTTGCATTGTACTGAAAATGCACGTCCTCGGCGTTAGTGTAAGAGCACCTGTAGTTATAATGTAATGTCCCGCAGTTCTTCTGGGGATTTCAGATCTTACTGGTGGAAGGTGTAAGAGCCAAAAGGCACGGGTTTCCTGGCTGATATTCTGTCATTCTCGTTATTAAGCGGTCAGTTCCAAGTTTAACATTCAACCAGGAATTATTTTGTCTTGTTTAGGAACTGACTTTGCCAGTATGCTGTAAATATTGCAGAATCAGTGTTTGTTGCCGGGTCTTTGGGCTGCTAACAGCTTAAATCTAGCTGGATGTGTGCAGtgagagctgctggctgctgttcCGGTGTGGTTCTGTGAACCTGGGGTCAGCCTCCCACTTCCATGCAGTTGGCTATGAAGAGAACTCCTAGACGTGAATCACAGTGATCACTCTATACGCTATTCCGAGCCAACGTAGCTTTTCTAAACcttcacttaaaacaaacaaacaaaaaaaaaaacacccaagcctgaaactctttttttgtattttttagtCTGTGCCGACTTGATCAGAGGTGCTAAGGAGAAAAACCTCAAGGTGAAAGGACCTGTTCGCATGCCCACCAAGGTGAGGAAACTTCCAAGATGgggaaaatcactttttttttgcaaatgagCACTGAGAACAACTTTTTAGAGACAAAGTTATGATGAAAAGCAGTACTGCTAAACTGAGGGCGATATAGTGTGAACAGATAATGACTTGACAAGGTGCTTTGACACTGGGGACAGCTATGTAGTAGTGCCATAAATgttgaaaagggaaaggggcttCTGTGTGCCTCAGCCTGATACCCTGTGTTTGTGGTCTCGCTGCAGACTCTGCGCATCACCACCAGGAAGACACCTTGTGGGGAGGGTTCGAAGACCTGGGACCGTTTCCAGATGCGCATCCACAAGCGGCTCATCGACTTGCACAGCCCTTCCGAGATCGTGAAGCAGATCACTTCCATCAGCATCGAACCGGGTGTAGAAGTCGAAGTCACTATTGCTGATGCCTAAAAGATGGTCATCTACTTTGAATAAAGCCGACTTACAAATTTTATTGGCGGTGCGTTTTTATGCTTGTGCCCAGAGTCTTTGGTAGTCCTCTGATTTTCGTGAAGAAAGGCAGCAGGAATCATAATCAGTGTGCTTTGGAGGAGGACTGCATTTTGTTGGTCCTTGATGAACACATCAGTTGCAACATGAGGAAGATGAAACTGGGGCATCACGGTTTCTTTAGAGTTTGGTGACTATGTGGACACGCACAGCACTTGAAtcctttatggaaaaaaaaaaaaacatttttcagtaatttaatTTTGGCTGAAATCACAGACAAGCAATAGCATTAAAACTGATGCCTAGGTAAACTAcagagttttgattttttaattttatttttttttgctatgaaaGGCTGAACTAAAGCAGCACTTTTTCCCCCACACTTCACAGTTCAATAGTTGgggctgttaaaaaaaaaaaatcatttgtggtGATTATGTTGAATTTAGCAAGTTCTTTCTCGACTTGCTCATAGAACCACAGTCAAGATGAAGCCGTGGaactcttgattttttttgaggttTAGATTTTTCATAGATTGAATATTAACAAAGTACAGTTTACATTTTACATTGCTTTTACGTAAAGCAACAAAATACCTATTTGTTGCTACTTGGGGCTCTCAGGTGTGTGGTTGTGTGAGCTCGGGTTTATTCTGCAAACTAAATTGTGATTCTTCAATGTACAAGAGGGAAAGCCCTGAGTCAGGTAATGCCCTTCATGCATTGAAGATGAGGCTGCCATTCTGGCTTCTGCCCTGAGCACATGGGAGAactttaattaaacaaacagCAATGAGGACACAAGTTTGTGTGGAGAGCCTCATGTTTCATTTACATTCACCAAGACCAAAACGGAGGCCAAAGCTTCAGCTTTCTTTGCCAAGGGATGCAGGAGACCACTTGTCTTAATTTCATTAAATGTAAAGCCTTCCTTAGAAGGGCTCTGTTTTAGCAGGCTCAAGAGCTGTGGTGAACTGAGGAGGTGAGAAATCTTGTCACGTTTATGTGTTGCTAGCCTGCTTCCTTGGGAAGAGCTGTTCAAAGAAATGTGTCAAGAGAGGGCAAAAAAACCCAGTGTCTTCCTGAAGGTCCATCTCTGGTAATGTTTCACAAATGAGCTGCctgacaaatatttttagtCTCATTTTTAAAGTCAATTGTGCCTCACGGGGTGCTCCGAAGAGCGCGGTTAGGACGTCATGACTTGGGTCAGGTTTAGAGGGGACAAGCAGGCAGGCAGCGGACTAACAGGCGGAGAGCATTACGGGATGACTTCTGTGTGTGATTATAACTATATTGCACCCAACTCTTCCTCACTCTGCCTAACCCAGTACCCTGCAGTCCTAACGCACCGGGAGGGATGCAGAGGGCTCACCCGGGCACCTCACCGGGTGCCTCAGCCCCACAGCGGCTGGAGCCGCCTCACGATCGCGTCacgcgctgccccccccccccccttcccgccCCCCCAACGCCTCACGCCGCGCGGCGGGCGCCCCCTGCCGCCCGCAGcgctggccccgccccctctccGCCAACCAATCAGCGCCCGCCTCCCCCCCGCCCAAAACGCTCCCCGCGCGCGTTCGGGGGGGGTGCTTCTGGCGCGCGCGCGGCGAGGTAGTGGCGGTTGGCGCCCGTTGGGCGCGCGCGGTGCTGCAGCTTCCCGCCCTCGCGGCTTCCCGCCCTGCGCGCGCCCCCTGTCAtggcgggcggggggggctcggggctgagcCCCTCACGGTGTGGGGCGAGCCTGAGGGGAAAGGGGCCAGGGCCGGGGCCGTCTGTGTGCCACAGCCCCTGGGTTCCCCGGTACAGCCCCGATGTGTGcagggctccccccagcctTGCTCTGGGCACCTGGTTTTCCTCAGAAGGGGCTGGTTTTACGCCTACTGCCCTGCTCCCTGGTCTTTTTCCTGCGTATTTTGGCttgttctgtgaaaaaaaatgatattttttgttgATTATATGCACGCTACCCTGCtccctttttttattcttatgtaTTTTGGCTTGttatgtggagaaaaaaatatatataatatattatatatcttTCTTGCAAGTTCCTTTGTACAGAGCCATGGATGATGAGGGGAAAAGCTGCATCCCTGCAGAATTATCTGATATGTTGGAATCAGTTTCTTTTCTGGACCTGGTGGGTAAACCCTCACCTATGGAGTCAACAGTACTGTGCAacccagaggagcaggaggtgtGGGTTGGTTTTGTAATGTGCCCTCCTACCCTCTCTAATTCATTTTTCAGGCTTTAGTTCAGGCAAATATTTCTGCAGTAAGAAGTGCTCTGTCCCCAAGATGTGTTTGATTATTCTGCTTGCTCCTCATCGCTTACAAATAGGTTATAACCTGTAGCAAGTGCAGGTGGTCAGTACTCAGTGGTGCATGCTAAGTTTTTGAGGAAGAAGTAAAGGACTTCAGTAATTGCACTGAATGTAATGTGACCCTGCTGTTCCTATTAATAACCTAAAAAAGGATACAGATCCTTGTTGAAAGTTTCTTAGGTGCTTGGAAATAAGAAGTTTCAGTGCTCTGCTGTAGCTCATCTTTGAAGATGATATAACCATAGCTGCTTTTAGGGTAGCAGGTTCCCTAATTGACTGCGCTCAGGTGGCTTAACCTGGTGCACTGAGTGGTGTGCTGGTCATGGGAAGGCTGTGGGGAACTGGTGAGACTTTGGTGAATCACATAGCCAAAAAAAAGCAGGGCCTCTGAATATCAGTGGGAAAGGAGAGAGTGTTGGGGTCCCTCAAAATCTTCCTGTCACTGTCGCTTCACTTGGGTGGGGGACCTTTGTATGAGGAGCAGTGTGGAAAAGACTGTATTAGCAAGTGAATGTTATTACTGTGAGGAAGGTGGTGGCAAAGAGGTGGTTTCTGGAAGCTGAGAGTGTGGCAGTCTGTTACCTGAACACACTCCATGCAACATGGAAGTGCAGAAATACGGAGCAGCAATTAAAAACTGCAGCTTGAATTCAATACTGAGGGAGGCCAGAAGGTGGAGACAGTGCATTTTGCACCTCCcatagtttccttttttttaaaaaaaaaaaaaatcaaaatatctgCTTCATCATAGAAAAGAACACAGAGTTGTGGGCTGACGTGGAGGAAAGGGGTAACTTCAGGGCATTAGGAGGTCAAGAAGCAAGTGACAGCTCAGGGTGTGAACCTCacaaggaaggagaaagggaggcaACAAGATAAAATAGGAAACAGTGCACCAGAGATGTGTGCTGGTATGGTTTGgggctgttttatttaaaaagaggcCGTTATAACAAtgcatcttgttttttttttatgaataggCATACCAACCTTTGAAAGTTTTCTTGAGGGTGAGGCCCTTTTCTGTAGCAGAACTGGAAAACCACGAATCTCAGGTTGGTTGCAGagctaagaaatattttttttttcttctcccccaaATAGATCTGATATTGTtagctgtgactttttttttttaagccatgtACTTCTTCTGAATAGAATTAGTGGACACCTGCATAAATATGACTATcacaatttttattaattaattaattaaccatACGTCTATCTCTTGTGAAACCCCATTAGTATATTATTTAAAAGTTGTGGTCACTCTTAGCTCTGTATGTGGCTCAAGAAACGAAAGTTTTCATGCAAGATATCGTACTTCTAAGAATAATACACGCGTTTGACCCTTGAGTTCCTTGGGAATGCCCAAAATGCCTGGTCTTGGTTGATTTCCCAGTATTCTTCCTGTCAGTTTTTTCCTGTGACTTTTACAGTTACAGATTTTACAGTTTATTCTGTCATTTTTAGATGCTTTGGTGTTTTACACGCACACATGCAAACAGGAATTCTCCTCCTTCCACACTCCCCCCTTGCAGACGCTGCTGCACACAGCTGCCCTGGGAGGATGAGGTCTCTGCAGTGTGTCTTTCAGCCCTGATCTTTGCAAGGCCCCATGGGCTTTATAATTTGTACCTGACCTGTCTGAAGGAGGTTTTAATATTTGCTCTGATTTGCTTCTTGAGAtttgctgtttccttttttcctgcatGCTCTAGCGTTTAATCTGCCAGAGGTGAaacctttcaatttttttccagtaggattttttccccaatttcaATGTAGTTTTCCCTAGTCAGTTCTCATTGACTAATATGTAGTGCCGCAGTATTTCCTATTTGGTGTCATTCAGCCATCTGAGCTGGCTGTAAGGATAAGTTGATTTACAAAATCAAACTGTTTTACAAGTGATCTGTTATCCTTCTTTGGAATGGGAAACTTCTGAATGCCTGACCATCAGTGAAACTACTtatatgcttttaaaagcagtgaGGGAGGAGAAAAGTAAGTgctgaaaattattattttagagCTTTTGTCTTCATGTAGATAACGAAATTGTTCATCTTCCATGATATTAGCTGTACAGTCCATTCTGAATGGTATGAAGGCTTTCTCAGCCCCCCAAAACTACGAATGTTTGCAAAATCTCAGGTTAACTGATCACCTGTTGCTTATAGAGATAACAATATATGCAAGCAAGGCATAAGAGCACAGGATGAAATTCTGTTCTTGGTACAACTGGCGGTGATCCTACTCTCCTATCGGTGACTCTGGAGAAAGTTGTGCTGCAGATACGGACATAGATCAGATggtaggaagaaattatttactgcgagggtggtgaggcgctggcacaaagaagctgtgggtgccccatccctgggggtgctcaaggccaggctggatggggctttgggcagcctggtctggtgggaggtgtccctgccatggcagggggttggaatcaGGGGATCcttaaggtcacttccaacccaaaccattttatgatgCAGTTGGTATGTACACTGCCAGAAACGGTCCAACTCATGCCAACGTAGCTATGGGGTTAGCTGGGGTAGACAAAAACAGGGCATGTTACCAGCTGGATTTCAGCTCTGCAGTTCTGACTGCTTCAGGGCCTCTACTCCCTACTTCTGTGAAGCTGATGGCACGTGCTGCTGAGGTGGGATCCTTCGGTAGCTCGTTAGGATTTAGCACAGCTAACCTGCGTTCCTCATCCTGCAATGTGGAGGGGATGCTAGAGAGCACAGGGGCTTAGAGCCTGGTGCAGTGAGTAAATGAGTGGTCTAAATTCAGTACCCAGCCTCTCAGAGCTGCTAAACGAGTTGTCAGACTGACTTGTTATGGAGACTGCTAGGCAAAGCAGTCCCCCCTGTACTCCGTGCTGCACGTGGATTATTAGTGTGGCCAACTCTGCACGCAGATGTCAGATTTAGCTACAATTGATGatcattgctgctgctgcttcaaaaCACCGTCAAGCTATATTGACAGTTCAGTTTGTGGTTTTGGTAGCCTGGCTGGTGTAAAATCCATTTTCCTGTCATATTGTATTCCACATTTATCTACTTATGTGAGTGCCAGGTAACTGTATCCTGCCTTTTACTTAGTTGGGAAAAAGCAATCAAACTAGACTTGAAACTAATTCAGGTTCCTTCACTACTGATAGCACCATCTATCAATCAAAGGGTATGCTTCAAATTTCCTATACTTCATTTATGCTATTCATAACTTGTTTCACGTTGCCA from Anas platyrhynchos isolate ZD024472 breed Pekin duck chromosome 2, IASCAAS_PekinDuck_T2T, whole genome shotgun sequence encodes:
- the RPS20 gene encoding small ribosomal subunit protein uS10, whose protein sequence is MAFKDTGKAPVEQEVAIHRIRITLTSRNVKSLEKVCADLIRGAKEKNLKVKGPVRMPTKTLRITTRKTPCGEGSKTWDRFQMRIHKRLIDLHSPSEIVKQITSISIEPGVEVEVTIADA